In Novosphingobium sp. RL4, the sequence CCGCACATCCGCTTGAGCCGGGCAAGCTCGCCGCGGGCCAGCAGATCGAGATTGTCGATGAGGCGGGCCATCATCGGATCGTGGCGATCCGCCTCCCTGGCCTGGAGTGCGATGCATTCCGAAAGCGTTCGCGCGCCGACCCCGGTGGGATCGAGCGACTGCACGACCCCGAGCGCCGCTTCGGCCTCGGCGAAGGAGATGCCGAGATCGCCCGTGACTTCGGCAAGGGTGACGGGAAGATAGCCGGCCTCGTCGAGCAGGCCGATCAGGTAGCGCGCGATCCCGGCGACGTGGCGGTCGTCGGTGGCCGATCCGACCTGGGCTTCGAGATGCTCGATAAGCGAAAGCGCGCCGCTGCCGCGTTCATCGATGCCGGGAAGCTCCGCCCCGCCGCCGAGCCGCAGTTCGTTGGACCAGTCTCCGGTGTCACGGTCGCGGTCAAGCGCGGCAGTGTCTATGTCTAGCGGACGGTCGTCATCGCCCCGGCCTTCGCCGATCAGCCGGTCTACCGGCGAATCCTCTAGTGTCGTGCGGCGCGCGTCCTCTGGAAGCTCGACCGTTTCGGCAACGGGGGAGGGCGGTTCGCCGCCCACGTCCAGAAGGGGGTTGGCCTCCAGCGATTCGCCGATGAAAGCCTCGATCTCGAGGTTGGACAGCGCCAGCAGCTTGATCGCCTGCTGGAGTTGCGGGGTCATCACCAGCGACTGGCTTTGCCGCAGGTCTAGCCTGGGCCCCAGCGCCATGGCTCAGGCTTCCGGCGCGGCCGGCCTCGCGGAGGGCCTCACTGGGGAAAACCGCTCATAGCGTGAAGCCCTCGCCGAGGTAGAGGCGGCGCACGTTCTCGTCGGCGACGAGCGCCTCGGGGCTGCCTGCGAAGAGCACCTGACCGCCGTAGATGATGCAGGCGCGATCGACGATATCGAGCGTTTCCCGCACGTTATGGTCCGTGATCAGCACGCCGATGCCACGGTTCTTGAGATCGCGCACGAGTTCGCGAATGTCGGAGATCGAAAGCGGGTCGATGCCGGCGAAAGGCTCGTCCAGGAGCATGATCGAAGGCTTGGCCGCCAGCGCGCGGGCGATTTCGCAGCGGCGGCGTTCACCGCCCGAAAGCGCCATCGCGGGGCTTGAACGCAGGCGGGTAAGGCCGAATTCGTCAAGCAGGCGTTCCAGTTCGCTGGCGCGGACGTGCTTGTCGGGCTCGTTCAGTTCGAGCACGGCGCCGATGTTCTGTTCGACAGTCAGCCCGCGGAAGATCGAGGTTTCCTGCGGCAGGTAGCCGAGACCGAGAACCGCGCGGCGATACATCGGCAGCCGGGTCACGTCGACGCCGTCCATCAGGATGCGGCCCGAGTCGGGACGAACGAGGCCCATGATCGAATAGAAGCAGGTGGTCTTGCCCGCGCCGTTCGGCCCCAGCAGCCCCAGCACTTCGCCCTTGGCGACCGACAGCGAGATATCGGTCAGCACCGCGCGCTTGTCGTAGCTCTTGGCGATCGAAATGACTTCGAGCCCGCCGGCTTCTGCGACGGTCGGGATGTGGTGGGCCGCTTGGTCCTGCGGAAGTTCGGTGGTTCCGGTCATGTTCAGAGCGGTTTACGCACGCTCCCGGCTGTCGGCAAGTCGGCAATTCCCGGATATGGTGTCGATTGGCAGGTTTCCTGCATGGTTCGGCGCAGTCCGGGAACAGTGCACTAATATTGCGCATTTCGGGGGTGTGCTTGAAATCCGGGCCGCTGCGTGGTCTAGTGGACGCACAAAGAGACACGAGGTCGCAACAAAAGACCGGGTTGCTAAGACAGGAAGGCACCATGGACAGGATCGGCAAGCAAGGCGTCGATACGAAGGGCATGATCTCGGCAGCGCTGCCGGACAAGCCGGTGCCCCCGGAAGGCCGTTCGATGAAGGATTGGGCGAAGGCCGACTGGCGCCGCAAGATGAGCGACAACATCGCCTATGCCCTGCTCGTCTATACCGCCCTGCAGATCTTCGTGACGGTCGGCGCGCTCAAGACCGGGGGCGAATCGCTCCTGCCCTATCTTGCACTGGTGATCCTGGTGGTGGCGATCATCCCCGCCTGCCGCCGTTTCGAGGCGCGCTGGAACCGGCTTGACGACGAACAGGCCCATGACCCGGCGCTCGCTCCTTATTATCGTAGGGACCGCATCATGCTGTGGCTGCTGGCGATCGGCCTGCCGTTCGCGCTGACGGGGCTTTTCAAGGGCCTTGCGCTGCTGCTGAAGCACTGAAAGCGCGCGCCGGTTCGCGTGGGCCCCGCCCCTTGAACGGGCTTGGGGAACGATAGCGCATTTGCGCTTGGCGCTCGCGGCGATTAGGGCTGCGCTCCCGCGTCGGTAACGCGGCCAGTGGAGACCCGAAGATGCTCAGCCCCCAGGAAGCGCTCGACCGCGCTCAGGATCTCGTCGCCCGTGCCCGCAAGGCAGGTGCCGACGCCGCCGATGCGGTGTTCGGTGCGAGCTCCTCGGAAGGGATCCAGGTCCGCCTCGGCAATCTCGAGGATGTGGAACGGTCCGAAAGCGAGCATATCGCGCTGCGCGTCTTCGTCGGGCGTCGTTCGGCGAGCATCGGTTCCTCGGACCTGTCTTCGCAGGCGCTCGACGAACTGGCGCAAAGGGCGCTGGCGATGGCCGGCGCTGCGCCGGAAGATGCCTATTCCGGGCTCGCACCCGAGGAATTGCTGACCCGTTCACCCTGGCCCGAACTCGATCTCGTCGATCAGGCTGAGCCCAGCCCGCAGGAACTGCGCGCCATGGCGCTGGAAGCCGAGGACGCCGCACGGGCCGTTGCCGGGATCACCAATTCGGATGGCGCCA encodes:
- the rpoN gene encoding RNA polymerase factor sigma-54, translating into MALGPRLDLRQSQSLVMTPQLQQAIKLLALSNLEIEAFIGESLEANPLLDVGGEPPSPVAETVELPEDARRTTLEDSPVDRLIGEGRGDDDRPLDIDTAALDRDRDTGDWSNELRLGGGAELPGIDERGSGALSLIEHLEAQVGSATDDRHVAGIARYLIGLLDEAGYLPVTLAEVTGDLGISFAEAEAALGVVQSLDPTGVGARTLSECIALQAREADRHDPMMARLIDNLDLLARGELARLKRMCGVDDEDFADMLSELRGYDPKPGLRFGGEPSAAVTPDILVTPRADGGWDVAVNQDSLPRLIVNRSYYVELRSDCSDRNSRAWLSEKLADANWLIKALDQRQKTILKVASELVKQQAGFFRHGISQLKPLTLRTVAEAIGMHESTVSRVTSNKYLNCPRGTYEMKFFFTSGVAAASGEGASAEAVKAAIRQLIDAEDPKAILSDDTLVDLLKGKGFELARRTVAKYREAIGLGSSVQRRRQKAIAAVR
- the lptB gene encoding LPS export ABC transporter ATP-binding protein, with product MTGTTELPQDQAAHHIPTVAEAGGLEVISIAKSYDKRAVLTDISLSVAKGEVLGLLGPNGAGKTTCFYSIMGLVRPDSGRILMDGVDVTRLPMYRRAVLGLGYLPQETSIFRGLTVEQNIGAVLELNEPDKHVRASELERLLDEFGLTRLRSSPAMALSGGERRRCEIARALAAKPSIMLLDEPFAGIDPLSISDIRELVRDLKNRGIGVLITDHNVRETLDIVDRACIIYGGQVLFAGSPEALVADENVRRLYLGEGFTL